The following are from one region of the Phormidium sp. PBR-2020 genome:
- a CDS encoding AAA family ATPase, with protein MDSLLQLQDFGYRVTKTLHRSPNSIVYSALEVGAGLDGPEVAIKLSNCAYPSVAQLAKLRNQYALAQELQGEGIVRPLALKTFDRGHFLVLENIHGISLADDCQGQPLPLGQFLAVSRRIVRVLENIHQQSVIHKDIKPSNLILEKETGKIYIADFSIASRLPRERQQLQSLGRLEGTLAYLSPEQTGRMNRSLDYRSDFYSLGVTFFELLTGQLPFPQTDAAELVYAHLARTPPPLRSLRPELPEALEAIVNKLMAKNPEDRYQSAGGLQRDLHHCQECWQEHPREPIQFTIGSSDWSDRFVIPEVLYGREAEVQTLLDAFDYASQGNSCLTLVAGYSGIGKTSLVNEVHRPIAQKNGYFIQGKFDLLQGNSPLSGFVQAFRELVEQVAAAGPQELAAWRSRLRDRLGDHGGILLETVPELVDLIGEMPPEPDLSPMQRDNRFNLAFGDFVRGAVAGDRPLVLFLDDLQWADSASLNLLERLLAESQNYPLLTIGTYRDNEVGPGHPLLLSLAKIAKTSRIETLTLGPLDRDDVSRLTALTLHRDRPDSQPLADLLYDNSQGNPFFVNQLLKTLYERGAIAFNPETGTWAYHLGLARTLALTDNVVELLSQKLQQLPPSCQTLLQIAACIGNHFDLSTLATVAQQSPCQVARQLWPALEAELIIPANEASKFYQGASSCDEAIAQQASYLFRHDRIQQAAHSSIPPEQRPPLHHQIARLLVQASPNPDSGDRLFDIVHHYNSAWDSLQDNNERLQVIQLNLSAARRAQAATAHAAAFSYSQTALKLLDQPWTPSHSPPTTTLYPLSLSLHQLAAESAFAIGEFTAAEQLIKLAIEQAQDILDTIPLYEVWIQVHVARNNLNAAIDTGIHILGKLGLSMAEYPDEHSTEGILENILGQMRATDITALINLPLVDDPYELASRRIALRIAASAYIARPNLYQLLILKLLQQILTSGVCSTSSYVFAAFGLFCCGLWGDYARGHDAKDAALAIIERFEAKEFLAKVDLLVEAFIRHWNAPLSDTFAGLLRGYQAGIDSGDFEFAGYCINHYCIHGFLSVRPLDDVAEDFQRYRQAVTKLNQKTSLKWHSIAHQAVDNLMGKSPSPLELVGSVYDERQELPQYQKTGEGGLIFYLFLQKLYLACLFDDMDAAVSYCQQARPYLNSAIATYQFSLWFVYGSLAHFDASRRQGQDRENCPHWSEAITLKAQVESFAQASPTNHGPHLSLLQAEQARCQGEDLEAMAAYDRAIEQAQQSDVLYLEALANERAAGFYRQRQRHKIARTYITDAYYGYVRWGATAKVRQLEQLYRQELPSLGQVSPVPGHLSTTTHDTSGQTYGHHATLSPSHSIDFSALIEASQAISSAIDLDDLLSKLMAAVVEHSGAETATLLWRDGGDWVSAARYTLEGQCETGTHPLTEENTIPRLWLGRILRSAEPIVVADARCEAVFAGDVRFADPSSRQGRPPQSVLLLPLCDRTQTVGALYLENSLVAGAFTGDRVQILQTLGAQAMISLENARLYRQSQDYAQQLEGSLQDLKNLQLQLIQHEKMSALGNLVAGVAHEINNPIGCISANLQPARDYLQDVMGLLQLYQDCYPNPDPRIEEEIEAIELDYIQEDFPSLLTSMETGVKRIVAISRSLRTFSRHDGTSPSLFDLRESLDSTLLILKHRLKANEWRPAILVEKDYDENLPLIECFPSQLNQVFMNLIANAIDALDETNRDRSYADIQKQPNRIQVSARPVGEEHVQVCIEDNGCGMSEGVQEQAFEHLFTTKPVGEGTGLGLSIVQQILTTHQAAIKVRSRLGQGTAFELNFPCHQDGKLET; from the coding sequence ATGGATAGTCTTTTGCAACTGCAAGACTTCGGATATCGTGTTACTAAAACTTTACACCGCAGTCCTAACTCAATTGTCTATAGTGCTCTGGAAGTTGGAGCCGGTCTAGATGGGCCTGAGGTGGCCATCAAACTCTCCAACTGTGCCTATCCTAGTGTGGCTCAATTAGCCAAACTACGGAATCAATATGCCCTAGCTCAGGAGTTACAGGGCGAGGGCATTGTCCGTCCCCTGGCCCTCAAAACCTTTGACCGGGGGCATTTCCTCGTTCTCGAAAATATTCATGGCATATCCCTTGCCGACGACTGCCAGGGCCAACCCCTGCCCTTGGGGCAATTTTTGGCCGTCAGTCGTCGAATTGTTCGGGTTCTGGAAAATATTCACCAGCAATCGGTCATTCATAAAGACATCAAACCCTCAAACCTAATCCTGGAAAAAGAAACCGGAAAAATTTACATCGCCGATTTTAGTATTGCCTCACGTCTCCCCCGGGAACGGCAACAATTACAGTCATTGGGCCGCCTAGAAGGGACCCTCGCCTATCTCTCCCCCGAACAAACCGGGCGCATGAATCGCAGCCTTGACTATCGCAGCGATTTCTATTCCTTAGGCGTAACCTTCTTTGAGCTGTTAACCGGACAACTGCCCTTCCCACAAACCGATGCCGCCGAACTGGTGTACGCTCACCTGGCGCGAACCCCACCCCCGCTGCGATCGCTCAGACCAGAGTTACCCGAAGCCTTAGAAGCGATTGTCAACAAGCTCATGGCCAAAAACCCCGAAGATCGCTATCAAAGTGCCGGCGGCTTGCAGCGAGACTTACACCATTGTCAGGAATGCTGGCAGGAACATCCCCGAGAGCCGATTCAATTTACCATTGGCAGCTCCGATTGGAGCGATCGCTTCGTCATTCCCGAAGTCCTCTATGGCCGAGAAGCGGAAGTACAAACCCTCCTCGATGCCTTTGACTATGCCAGTCAGGGAAACTCCTGTCTAACTCTCGTCGCCGGGTATTCCGGAATTGGCAAAACCTCGCTCGTCAACGAAGTCCACCGTCCCATCGCCCAGAAAAACGGCTATTTCATTCAAGGCAAATTTGACTTACTCCAAGGCAACAGTCCCCTCAGTGGCTTTGTGCAAGCCTTTCGGGAACTGGTCGAACAAGTGGCCGCCGCCGGCCCCCAGGAATTAGCCGCCTGGCGATCGCGCCTTCGAGATCGCTTAGGCGATCACGGTGGGATTCTCCTAGAGACCGTTCCCGAACTCGTCGATCTCATTGGCGAGATGCCCCCGGAACCGGACTTGTCCCCCATGCAGCGAGACAATCGCTTCAACCTAGCCTTTGGGGACTTTGTGCGCGGGGCCGTCGCCGGCGATCGCCCCCTAGTCCTGTTTCTCGATGACCTACAATGGGCAGACTCCGCCTCCCTAAACCTCCTAGAACGACTCCTCGCCGAATCCCAAAACTATCCCCTACTCACCATTGGCACCTATCGAGATAACGAAGTCGGCCCCGGTCATCCCCTCCTTCTCTCCCTAGCCAAAATTGCCAAAACCAGCCGCATTGAAACCCTCACCCTAGGGCCCCTCGATCGCGATGATGTCAGTCGTTTAACCGCCCTCACCCTCCATCGCGATCGCCCCGACAGCCAACCCCTGGCCGACCTCCTCTACGACAACAGCCAGGGCAACCCCTTCTTCGTCAACCAACTCCTCAAAACCCTATACGAGCGAGGGGCGATCGCCTTTAACCCTGAGACGGGAACCTGGGCCTATCACCTAGGTTTAGCCCGCACCCTGGCCCTGACCGACAATGTCGTAGAACTCCTGAGTCAGAAACTGCAACAACTGCCCCCCTCCTGTCAAACCCTGCTGCAAATTGCCGCCTGTATCGGCAATCACTTCGACCTCAGCACCCTCGCCACCGTCGCCCAACAATCCCCCTGTCAAGTCGCCCGCCAACTCTGGCCCGCCCTAGAAGCCGAACTGATTATTCCCGCCAACGAAGCCTCCAAATTCTATCAAGGGGCCAGCAGTTGCGACGAGGCGATAGCCCAGCAAGCCTCCTATCTCTTCCGGCACGATCGCATCCAACAAGCGGCCCATAGCTCCATCCCCCCAGAACAACGGCCACCTCTGCACCATCAAATCGCACGGCTGTTAGTCCAGGCCAGCCCCAACCCCGACAGTGGCGATCGCCTCTTCGATATCGTCCATCACTACAATAGCGCCTGGGACAGTCTCCAAGACAATAACGAACGCCTCCAGGTCATCCAGCTCAATCTCAGTGCCGCACGGCGGGCCCAAGCCGCCACCGCTCATGCCGCCGCCTTTAGCTACAGTCAAACCGCCCTCAAACTCCTAGACCAACCCTGGACTCCATCGCACTCTCCCCCAACCACCACTCTCTACCCTCTCAGCCTGAGCCTACATCAACTCGCCGCCGAAAGTGCCTTTGCCATTGGCGAGTTTACCGCCGCCGAACAACTCATCAAGCTGGCCATTGAGCAAGCCCAAGACATCCTCGATACCATTCCCCTCTACGAAGTCTGGATTCAAGTCCATGTTGCGCGCAACAACCTCAACGCCGCTATTGACACCGGGATTCACATCTTAGGGAAATTAGGACTCTCCATGGCTGAATACCCCGATGAGCACTCCACCGAGGGCATTCTAGAGAATATTCTGGGCCAAATGAGGGCAACAGATATCACCGCCTTAATCAACCTGCCCCTCGTCGACGATCCCTATGAACTGGCCAGTCGTCGCATCGCCTTACGGATTGCCGCCTCAGCCTACATTGCCCGCCCCAATCTCTACCAACTCCTCATTCTGAAACTGCTGCAACAGATTCTCACCTCGGGAGTCTGTAGTACCAGTTCCTATGTCTTTGCCGCCTTTGGTCTCTTCTGCTGTGGTCTCTGGGGAGACTATGCTCGGGGCCATGATGCCAAAGACGCCGCCCTAGCTATCATTGAGCGGTTTGAAGCCAAGGAATTTCTCGCCAAAGTTGATCTCCTAGTCGAAGCCTTTATTCGTCATTGGAATGCTCCTCTGAGTGACACCTTTGCGGGACTGTTACGAGGCTATCAGGCGGGAATTGACAGCGGCGATTTCGAGTTCGCGGGCTACTGTATTAACCATTACTGCATTCATGGCTTTCTAAGTGTCCGTCCCCTGGACGATGTAGCAGAGGACTTCCAACGCTACCGCCAAGCGGTCACCAAACTCAACCAGAAAACCAGTCTCAAATGGCATTCCATCGCCCATCAGGCTGTGGACAACCTTATGGGAAAATCTCCATCTCCTTTAGAACTGGTGGGATCTGTCTATGATGAGCGGCAAGAACTGCCCCAATACCAAAAGACCGGTGAGGGAGGACTGATTTTCTATCTGTTTCTGCAAAAACTCTATTTAGCCTGTCTCTTTGATGACATGGACGCTGCTGTGAGCTATTGCCAACAGGCTCGTCCCTATCTTAACAGCGCGATCGCCACCTATCAATTCTCCCTCTGGTTCGTCTATGGAAGTCTGGCCCACTTCGATGCCAGTCGTCGTCAGGGACAGGACCGAGAAAACTGCCCCCATTGGTCTGAGGCCATAACCCTCAAAGCCCAAGTTGAGAGCTTTGCCCAGGCTAGCCCCACCAATCATGGGCCCCATTTGAGCCTCTTGCAGGCAGAACAGGCCCGCTGCCAGGGAGAGGATCTAGAGGCCATGGCCGCCTATGATCGAGCCATTGAGCAGGCCCAACAGTCCGACGTACTCTATCTCGAAGCCCTTGCCAATGAACGAGCCGCCGGCTTCTATCGTCAACGGCAGCGTCATAAAATTGCCCGAACCTACATCACCGATGCCTATTATGGCTATGTCCGTTGGGGCGCCACGGCAAAGGTTCGTCAATTAGAACAGTTGTACCGGCAAGAGTTGCCCAGCTTAGGTCAGGTATCACCAGTTCCGGGTCATCTCAGCACCACCACCCATGACACCTCCGGTCAAACCTATGGTCATCATGCCACCCTCAGCCCTTCCCATTCCATTGATTTCTCGGCTCTGATTGAAGCCTCTCAAGCCATTTCCAGTGCTATTGACTTGGACGACCTTCTCAGCAAGCTTATGGCGGCGGTTGTGGAGCATTCCGGGGCGGAAACGGCGACACTCCTCTGGCGGGATGGGGGAGATTGGGTCTCGGCGGCTCGCTATACCCTGGAGGGCCAATGTGAAACCGGCACTCATCCCTTGACTGAGGAGAATACCATTCCTCGACTGTGGCTGGGGAGGATTCTGCGCTCAGCAGAGCCGATTGTGGTAGCCGATGCTCGCTGTGAGGCTGTGTTTGCGGGAGATGTGCGCTTTGCTGACCCCTCATCCCGCCAGGGACGACCTCCCCAGTCCGTGCTACTGCTCCCTCTGTGCGATCGCACTCAGACGGTGGGGGCGTTGTATTTGGAAAACTCCTTAGTGGCCGGGGCGTTTACGGGCGATCGCGTGCAAATTCTGCAAACCCTAGGCGCTCAAGCCATGATTTCCCTGGAAAATGCCCGCTTATATCGTCAGTCTCAGGACTACGCCCAACAACTCGAAGGCTCGTTACAGGATCTGAAAAATCTTCAGTTACAACTGATTCAACATGAGAAAATGTCAGCCCTGGGCAATCTGGTCGCCGGGGTGGCTCATGAAATCAACAACCCCATTGGCTGCATTTCGGCTAATCTACAACCGGCGCGAGACTATCTTCAGGATGTCATGGGGTTACTGCAACTCTATCAAGACTGTTACCCCAATCCTGACCCCCGCATTGAGGAGGAAATCGAGGCCATTGAACTCGACTATATCCAGGAGGACTTCCCCAGTCTCCTCACCTCCATGGAAACAGGAGTGAAGCGTATTGTGGCCATCAGTCGCAGTTTACGCACCTTCTCGCGCCATGACGGCACAAGTCCCAGTCTCTTTGACCTGCGCGAAAGTCTCGATAGCACTCTCCTGATTCTCAAACACCGCCTCAAAGCCAACGAGTGGCGGCCGGCGATTCTGGTGGAGAAGGACTATGACGAAAACTTACCTCTGATTGAATGTTTCCCGAGTCAGTTAAATCAGGTGTTTATGAATCTGATTGCCAATGCCATTGATGCCCTCGATGAGACAAACCGCGATCGCAGTTATGCCGACATTCAAAAACAGCCCAATCGTATTCAGGTCAGTGCCCGGCCCGTTGGCGAAGAGCATGTCCAGGTCTGTATTGAGGACAATGGCTGTGGGATGTCTGAGGGGGTGCAGGAACAAGCCTTTGAACATCTGTTTACTACTAAACCTGTCGGGGAAGGAACGGGGTTAGGCCTGTCGATTGTGCAGCAAATTCTCACCACGCATCAGGCCGCGATTAAGGTGCGATCGCGCTTGGGGCAAGGCACGGCATTTGAACTCAATTTTCCCTGCCACCAAGACGGTAAACTAGAGACATGA
- a CDS encoding Uma2 family endonuclease, with product MTRELGLPEPPNDFLHTTVPQREVQRLHRVSRDFVIFDTFYCSGCTVVSHCTSFLRFLTPAPNPSKPHPVSFPPLFSKPYEDAGVAEYWIVDVENAQVLAYQMSDRGSLRIDPSLIFPGLDIAILNETLQRSRHQDQSQVGAGLMAQFHPET from the coding sequence CTGACCAGGGAATTAGGCTTGCCAGAACCACCCAACGATTTTCTACACACAACTGTCCCTCAAAGGGAAGTTCAAAGGCTTCATCGGGTGAGTCGGGATTTTGTGATTTTCGATACATTTTATTGTTCCGGATGCACGGTAGTTTCCCATTGTACCTCTTTTTTGAGGTTTTTGACGCCAGCTCCAAACCCTTCTAAGCCTCACCCTGTAAGCTTTCCACCTCTTTTCAGCAAGCCCTATGAAGACGCAGGAGTCGCTGAGTATTGGATTGTCGATGTGGAAAATGCCCAAGTCTTGGCCTATCAAATGAGCGATCGCGGTAGTCTGAGAATTGACCCTTCCCTCATCTTTCCCGGACTGGACATCGCCATTCTCAATGAAACCCTACAACGCAGCCGCCATCAGGATCAGTCTCAGGTAGGGGCCGGGTTAATGGCCCAGTTTCACCCGGAAACTTAA
- a CDS encoding nucleotidyltransferase domain-containing protein codes for MTPTHPNLSQTAIALRPNLTVDRQQLRDLCDRWQITKLDLFGSVLRDDFRPDSDIDVLATFADTARITFFDLDHIERELSLLFDNRPVDLVTRRAIEQSHNYLRRAAILGTAQPFYPEL; via the coding sequence ATGACCCCAACCCATCCCAATCTCTCTCAGACGGCGATCGCCCTACGTCCCAATCTCACGGTCGATCGCCAACAACTTAGGGACCTGTGCGATCGCTGGCAGATTACCAAACTCGACCTTTTCGGTTCTGTCTTGCGCGACGACTTCCGCCCCGATAGTGACATCGATGTACTGGCCACATTTGCCGATACGGCTCGAATCACCTTTTTCGACCTCGACCACATTGAACGAGAACTCAGCCTTTTGTTTGATAATCGCCCCGTCGATCTGGTGACTCGCCGGGCGATCGAACAGAGTCATAACTATCTCCGTCGCGCCGCTATCCTCGGAACCGCTCAACCGTTTTATCCTGAATTATGA
- a CDS encoding DUF3352 domain-containing protein, with protein sequence MKHAQESKTSPRLRGPITIAATVLLATGAIAYGWLRLRPTPLQTPLDGAQTVPHDAVMAAYIDMDPTAWESLRRFGTPEAQTWMDGQITQLQQDLLDATQLDFNRDLRPWIGNVMLALVPQSESESESGSESLLAIVGIRDKLQAMAFANRVRRTQDQEIQEQTYRNTTISTVTLTRGNPQPQSYSLAVLGDYLAIAESPETIKAAIDTDQDGSSLAQQDHLKDLLRSQPVDQPLIQTYISNLGNLQQLDGEPSPRDISLDESPTALVTGIGVTDIGLQARTLIAAGDSPTASPGMQPLSQSRLDRFPETTLAVVEGSHLDRTWTQWTTWMEETSSGRQLLGELRSGATQLGFDLDRDIFAPLDGTVAAGVIPNPGGGQGLSAAIGVGGMAFVESSDRTTLDNTLTKLGGLVQRGLNLPIRVESSSIQGRSLTEWKLSFFGVQGETLLGYSWLEPDLLALGVTRPMVDLFLSPPQRSLAENSTFADLRNQFPDSNAGLIFANVEGMRNAVDLVMLQTQELLTPETIILLETIQAIGITASPAENGLSVVDIQIPLVLAE encoded by the coding sequence ATGAAACACGCCCAAGAGTCTAAAACCAGTCCTCGCCTACGGGGCCCTATCACCATCGCCGCCACGGTTCTCCTCGCCACTGGGGCGATCGCCTATGGCTGGTTACGCCTACGGCCCACTCCCCTCCAAACTCCCCTAGACGGGGCCCAAACCGTTCCCCATGACGCGGTGATGGCTGCCTATATTGACATGGACCCCACCGCCTGGGAGTCCTTACGGCGTTTTGGGACTCCAGAGGCTCAAACCTGGATGGACGGCCAAATTACCCAGTTACAACAAGACCTCCTAGACGCAACTCAGTTAGACTTTAATCGAGACCTAAGACCCTGGATTGGCAATGTGATGTTAGCCCTCGTCCCCCAGTCTGAGTCTGAGTCTGAGTCTGGGTCTGAGTCCTTGCTGGCGATCGTGGGGATTCGGGATAAACTACAGGCGATGGCCTTTGCCAATCGAGTCAGACGCACTCAAGACCAAGAGATTCAGGAACAAACCTATCGCAACACCACTATCTCAACGGTCACTCTAACTCGCGGCAATCCTCAGCCTCAATCCTATAGTTTGGCGGTATTGGGGGACTATCTGGCCATCGCCGAGTCTCCTGAGACTATCAAAGCGGCCATTGATACCGACCAAGATGGGTCGTCCTTGGCCCAACAGGATCATCTTAAGGATCTGTTGCGATCGCAACCTGTCGACCAACCCCTGATTCAGACCTATATCAGCAATCTGGGGAATCTCCAACAACTCGATGGGGAACCCTCCCCCAGAGATATTTCCCTCGACGAGTCTCCAACGGCCCTAGTGACGGGAATTGGCGTCACCGATATCGGATTACAGGCCCGTACCCTAATTGCGGCGGGGGATTCTCCTACCGCCTCCCCTGGGATGCAACCCCTCTCCCAATCCCGCCTCGATCGCTTCCCAGAAACCACCCTGGCCGTTGTGGAAGGGAGTCACCTCGATCGCACCTGGACTCAATGGACCACCTGGATGGAAGAAACCTCCAGTGGACGACAGCTATTAGGGGAGTTACGGAGTGGGGCCACCCAGTTAGGCTTCGATCTCGATCGCGATATTTTCGCCCCCCTCGATGGAACCGTTGCAGCGGGGGTAATTCCTAACCCCGGCGGGGGCCAGGGACTGTCAGCAGCCATCGGCGTGGGGGGAATGGCCTTTGTCGAAAGCAGCGATCGCACTACCCTGGACAATACCCTAACCAAACTCGGCGGCCTCGTTCAACGGGGCCTAAACTTACCCATACGGGTTGAGTCTAGTTCCATTCAAGGCCGTTCCCTCACGGAATGGAAGTTATCCTTTTTCGGCGTTCAGGGGGAAACCCTCCTCGGCTACAGTTGGCTAGAACCGGATCTGTTGGCCTTGGGAGTCACTCGTCCTATGGTTGACCTATTTCTCAGTCCTCCCCAGAGGAGTTTAGCGGAAAACTCCACCTTCGCCGACCTACGAAACCAGTTCCCAGACAGCAACGCCGGCCTCATCTTTGCCAATGTGGAGGGGATGCGTAACGCGGTGGACTTGGTGATGCTGCAAACCCAAGAACTATTAACCCCCGAGACCATCATCCTTTTAGAGACCATACAAGCCATCGGCATCACCGCCTCCCCGGCTGAGAATGGACTCTCGGTTGTGGATATTCAGATCCCCCTCGTCCTAGCCGAGTAG
- a CDS encoding M1 family metallopeptidase, with protein MSNLYFDSNSNAFELPGARPHYIPDRPGQVDHIFLDLVLNIPKQRFSGTCQIQLTPIRAGITQLQLDAMQLNIKGVEVNNQPQVFHADGETLTIELSDPTSPETPLVLKIDYSVKQPRRGLYFVAPTEAEPDKPTQVWTQGEDEDSRFWFPCFDYPGQLATSEIRVRVPQDFLAISNGELLSRQEEGEEAIYHWKQAQVHPTYLMTLAVGRFAEIRDEWHGKPITYYVERDRVDDGKRTMGKTPRMVEFFSNAFGYDYPYPKYAQVCVADFIFGGMENTSTTLLTDRCLLDERAAIDNERSESLVAHELAHQWFGDLLVIEHWSQAWIKEGMASYAEVLWTEYEYGHDAGAYYLLQEARSYLDEDKRRYRRPIVTNVYREPIELYDRHLYEKGACVYHMLRCELGEALFFKAIAHFVNQNAHATVGTVDLLRAISESTGRNLQGLFDQYVFRGGHPDFEVSYSWDKEGNIAKVTVKQTQAKEGNTLYDRNLFDLNVPIAFGYEDDTAQRFNLHLCEPEQTFYFGLPQKPSYVTFDVGNTVLKTLKLKYPLPNLIAQLTQDDDPISRIYAAEALAKEGSLQAVEALAKALKCEPFWGVRVEIAGQLSKINLDQAFDGLLAGLQDENSRVRRAVVNGLAKVKTRASYKAVKSILKQGDASYLVEAAAAKALGVIAAKLPDGKPKPKKAIARLKTVLDTKAGWNEVVRLGAIAGLSQFKCEAEALDLILDYTDSRVPQSLRLGAIRALGTVSTGQSPADVERILTRLEQLAREDFFLTQRSVVVALKSMDTSGAIAILQGIAEQTADGRIVRVAEEAIEAVEKNIGTDKAVTGLRRELDKVKKLNRELLSRLEALEAKSEKS; from the coding sequence ATGTCCAATCTCTATTTTGACTCTAACAGCAACGCCTTCGAACTTCCCGGCGCACGTCCTCATTACATTCCTGATCGTCCGGGACAGGTCGACCATATTTTCCTAGATTTAGTTTTAAACATCCCCAAACAGCGATTTTCTGGAACTTGCCAGATCCAGTTAACCCCCATACGGGCGGGAATCACTCAGCTACAACTCGATGCGATGCAACTGAACATCAAAGGGGTTGAGGTGAACAACCAGCCTCAAGTCTTCCATGCAGACGGCGAAACCCTCACCATTGAGTTGAGTGACCCCACCAGTCCTGAGACTCCCCTAGTTCTCAAGATTGACTATAGCGTTAAACAACCCCGCCGGGGCTTGTATTTCGTTGCCCCCACGGAGGCGGAACCGGATAAACCCACCCAAGTTTGGACTCAGGGGGAAGATGAAGATTCCCGCTTTTGGTTTCCCTGTTTCGACTATCCTGGACAGTTGGCTACTTCCGAGATTCGTGTGCGGGTTCCCCAAGATTTCCTGGCCATTTCTAATGGAGAACTTCTCAGTCGCCAGGAGGAGGGGGAGGAGGCTATCTATCATTGGAAACAGGCCCAAGTCCATCCCACCTATCTGATGACCTTGGCGGTGGGTCGTTTTGCCGAGATTCGCGATGAGTGGCATGGCAAGCCCATTACCTATTATGTGGAACGCGATCGCGTTGACGATGGTAAACGCACCATGGGCAAAACTCCCCGCATGGTGGAATTTTTTAGTAATGCCTTTGGCTACGACTATCCCTATCCCAAATATGCCCAAGTCTGTGTCGCGGACTTCATTTTTGGGGGCATGGAAAACACCTCGACAACTTTATTAACCGATCGCTGTCTCCTGGATGAACGGGCGGCGATCGACAATGAACGCAGTGAAAGCCTGGTGGCCCATGAGTTGGCTCACCAATGGTTTGGCGATTTGTTGGTGATTGAACATTGGTCTCAGGCTTGGATTAAGGAAGGGATGGCCTCCTATGCGGAGGTGTTGTGGACAGAATATGAATATGGCCATGATGCTGGGGCCTATTATCTGTTGCAAGAGGCCCGTAGCTATCTCGATGAAGACAAACGCCGCTATCGTCGCCCCATTGTCACCAACGTCTATCGCGAACCCATTGAGTTGTACGATCGCCACCTCTATGAGAAGGGGGCTTGTGTCTATCATATGTTGCGTTGTGAGTTGGGTGAGGCGTTATTCTTTAAGGCGATCGCCCATTTTGTCAATCAGAACGCTCATGCAACGGTGGGAACGGTGGACTTGTTGCGGGCCATTTCCGAGTCCACAGGGCGCAATTTACAGGGGTTATTTGACCAATATGTTTTCCGAGGCGGTCATCCTGATTTTGAGGTCAGCTACAGTTGGGACAAAGAGGGCAACATTGCCAAGGTGACGGTGAAGCAAACCCAAGCCAAGGAGGGGAATACACTGTATGACCGCAATTTGTTTGATCTGAATGTTCCCATCGCCTTCGGCTACGAAGACGACACCGCCCAACGCTTTAATCTGCATCTGTGCGAACCGGAACAGACCTTTTATTTTGGCCTGCCGCAAAAACCCAGTTATGTGACCTTTGATGTGGGCAATACGGTTCTCAAAACCCTGAAACTGAAGTATCCTCTACCCAATCTCATCGCCCAGTTAACCCAAGACGATGATCCCATCTCCCGCATTTATGCCGCCGAAGCCCTGGCCAAAGAGGGCAGTTTACAGGCAGTGGAAGCCCTAGCGAAAGCCCTCAAATGCGAGCCATTTTGGGGGGTACGGGTTGAGATAGCGGGGCAGTTGTCTAAAATCAACCTTGACCAAGCGTTTGATGGCTTACTGGCGGGATTACAGGATGAAAATTCGCGAGTTCGTCGGGCGGTGGTGAATGGTTTAGCGAAGGTGAAAACCCGGGCCAGTTACAAGGCCGTCAAGTCTATCTTGAAACAGGGGGATGCCAGTTATCTCGTGGAAGCCGCCGCCGCCAAAGCCCTCGGGGTGATTGCGGCGAAACTCCCTGACGGGAAACCCAAACCGAAGAAAGCCATTGCGCGTCTGAAAACGGTCTTGGACACTAAGGCCGGTTGGAATGAGGTGGTTCGTTTGGGGGCGATCGCGGGCCTGAGTCAGTTCAAATGCGAAGCGGAGGCGTTGGATCTGATCCTCGATTATACCGATAGTCGGGTTCCCCAGTCCTTGCGGTTAGGGGCAATTCGCGCCCTGGGGACGGTTTCGACGGGACAATCTCCGGCGGATGTTGAGCGGATTCTTACCCGCTTGGAACAGTTGGCCCGGGAGGACTTCTTCTTAACCCAACGTTCGGTGGTGGTGGCGTTGAAGTCCATGGACACCTCGGGGGCGATCGCGATTCTACAAGGGATTGCCGAACAAACGGCTGATGGCCGCATTGTTCGGGTGGCCGAGGAGGCGATCGAGGCGGTGGAGAAAAACATCGGAACGGACAAGGCTGTGACGGGCCTACGTCGGGAGTTGGACAAGGTGAAGAAACTCAATCGAGAACTTCTCAGTCGTCTGGAGGCCCTGGAGGCGAAATCGGAGAAGTCGTAA
- a CDS encoding DUF86 domain-containing protein yields MTDRDRQSLLDIAYCADQVQQYLSDKTQAELEQDTMRQDAIVRRLEIVGEAARRLSDDARNELSHLRWSQIIGMQDIIIHQCDRIDLDFLWQVTTNDLPQLAHQLAPHLPDRP; encoded by the coding sequence ATGACTGACCGTGATCGCCAATCCCTTCTCGATATTGCCTACTGCGCCGATCAGGTTCAACAGTACCTCAGTGACAAAACCCAGGCCGAACTCGAACAAGACACAATGCGACAAGATGCGATCGTTCGCCGCCTCGAAATTGTCGGTGAAGCTGCCCGCCGCCTGTCTGATGATGCTCGTAACGAACTCAGTCACCTTCGCTGGAGTCAGATCATCGGAATGCAAGACATCATAATTCATCAGTGCGATCGCATTGATCTCGATTTCCTGTGGCAAGTCACGACGAACGACCTACCCCAGCTTGCCCACCAACTCGCCCCTCACCTGCCCGATCGCCCATGA